In one Pseudomonas fitomaticsae genomic region, the following are encoded:
- a CDS encoding ABC transporter permease, producing the protein MLLSLYRSLHDYRGFILGSVKREFQARYRNSLLGALWPVFNPLSMIIVYTVIFSHIMRARLPGVDDSMAYSIYLCAGLLAWGLFSEITLRSQTMFLDNANLLKKISFPRICLPVIVLCNAAINFAIIIGLFLGFLLITGRWPGMALLALIPLIALQMMFCAGLGMILGVLNVFFRDVGQLFAICLQFWFWLTPIVYPMSILPEWVQRLLQLNPMTNLIGSYQNLFLYGHWPVWSSLLPTFIAALLMCLIGLRLFRRRVGEMVDEL; encoded by the coding sequence ATGCTGCTTTCCCTGTACCGCTCGCTTCACGACTATCGGGGTTTCATCCTCGGTAGCGTCAAACGGGAGTTTCAAGCGCGGTATCGCAATTCACTGCTCGGCGCCTTGTGGCCGGTGTTCAATCCGCTGTCGATGATCATCGTCTACACCGTGATCTTTTCCCACATCATGCGCGCACGCCTGCCGGGCGTGGATGACAGCATGGCCTACAGCATCTACCTCTGCGCCGGGTTGCTGGCATGGGGGTTGTTCTCTGAAATCACGTTGCGCAGCCAGACCATGTTTCTGGACAACGCCAACCTGCTGAAGAAAATCAGCTTCCCCAGAATCTGCCTGCCGGTGATCGTGCTCTGCAACGCGGCGATCAACTTTGCCATCATCATCGGCCTGTTCCTCGGGTTTCTGCTGATCACCGGGCGCTGGCCGGGCATGGCACTGCTGGCGCTGATTCCCCTGATTGCGCTGCAAATGATGTTCTGCGCCGGGCTGGGCATGATCCTCGGTGTGTTGAACGTGTTCTTTCGCGACGTCGGCCAGCTCTTTGCCATCTGCCTGCAGTTCTGGTTCTGGCTGACGCCGATCGTGTACCCGATGAGCATCCTGCCGGAGTGGGTACAGCGCCTGCTTCAACTCAACCCGATGACCAACCTGATCGGCAGCTATCAGAACCTGTTCCTTTATGGACACTGGCCTGTATGGAGTTCGCTGCTGCCGACGTTCATCGCCGCGCTGTTGATGTGCCTGATCGGCCTGCGGCTGTTTCGCAGGCGAGTCGGTGAAATGGTGGATGAACTCTGA
- a CDS encoding ABC transporter ATP-binding protein → MGHIRVTGLGKAYKQYPNRWSRLAEWLIPFSPLRHHQHWVLQDVAFEIAAGESVGIVGANGAGKSTLLKMITGTTHPTCGKIETEGRVAALLELGMGFHPDFTGRQNAVMAGQLLGLQVDEIEALMPDIELFAEIGEAIDHPVRTYSSGMQMRLAFSVATARRPDILIVDEALSVGDAYFQHKSFERIRSFRKAGTTLLIVSHDRFAIQSICDSAILLKDGHMAMYDKPEAVLDYYNALMAEREGQVVRQEKLAGGEMRTVSGTGEAAILEVRLLDDQNRSIDAAEVGQPVVLEVQVEVRRDIERLVLGFILKDRLGQMMYGINTHRLDKALTDLHAGERVTYRFAFVMGLGKGNYSVSLSLSRLDSHLDRNFEWRDYGLVFHVINNRHEDFVGCSWLDAKASITRHPAAALTERAP, encoded by the coding sequence ATGGGGCATATTCGCGTGACCGGCCTGGGCAAGGCCTATAAGCAGTACCCGAACCGCTGGAGTCGCCTGGCCGAATGGCTGATCCCGTTTTCTCCCCTGCGCCATCACCAGCACTGGGTACTTCAGGATGTGGCGTTCGAGATTGCAGCCGGAGAGTCGGTGGGCATCGTCGGTGCGAACGGTGCCGGTAAAAGCACCTTGCTCAAGATGATCACGGGAACCACTCACCCCACCTGCGGCAAGATCGAGACTGAAGGCCGCGTCGCCGCATTGCTGGAGCTGGGCATGGGTTTTCACCCGGACTTCACCGGCCGCCAGAATGCCGTCATGGCCGGGCAGCTGCTGGGGCTGCAGGTCGACGAAATCGAGGCGTTGATGCCCGACATCGAACTTTTTGCAGAAATCGGCGAGGCAATCGATCACCCGGTCCGCACCTACTCCAGCGGCATGCAAATGCGCCTGGCCTTCAGTGTCGCCACCGCGCGGCGACCGGACATCCTGATCGTCGACGAAGCACTGTCGGTCGGTGACGCCTACTTCCAGCACAAGAGCTTCGAGCGCATTCGCAGCTTCCGCAAGGCGGGCACTACGTTGCTGATCGTGTCCCACGATCGCTTCGCGATCCAGTCGATTTGCGATTCGGCCATCCTGCTCAAGGATGGCCACATGGCCATGTACGACAAACCGGAAGCCGTGCTCGATTATTACAACGCCCTGATGGCCGAGCGTGAGGGTCAGGTCGTGCGTCAGGAAAAACTCGCAGGTGGCGAGATGCGGACCGTGTCCGGTACCGGTGAAGCTGCCATTCTTGAGGTACGCCTGCTCGATGATCAGAACCGCTCCATCGATGCTGCCGAAGTCGGCCAGCCAGTGGTGCTGGAAGTGCAGGTCGAGGTGCGTCGCGACATCGAAAGGCTGGTACTCGGCTTCATTCTCAAGGACCGCCTGGGTCAGATGATGTATGGCATCAATACCCATCGCCTGGACAAGGCGCTGACGGACCTGCATGCCGGTGAACGAGTGACCTATCGCTTTGCCTTCGTGATGGGTCTGGGCAAGGGCAACTACTCGGTATCCCTGAGTCTGTCGCGCCTGGACTCCCATCTGGATCGCAACTTCGAGTGGCGCGACTATGGCCTGGTATTTCATGTGATCAACAACCGGCATGAAGACTTCGTCGGTTGCTCATGGCTCGATGCCAAAGCCTCGATCACCCGCCACCCCGCCGCTGCATTGACCGAGCGTGCGCCATGA
- a CDS encoding glycosyltransferase family 4 protein, whose amino-acid sequence MTRLLVECTHVFKHPKVNSGIQRVVRNVINRLPSNAEGVECVPVILLKGRLYRVTRLAPLDSALFSGIFTFGERLERLSHRCWQWHQRLDSHSGSRLARRLLYVGYRLLSIGAFSLPLRLIEHVNRFQLPRRCEPLSHQPGDQLVLLDSSWHSDFFLHAERLKREGMGIVAVIYDLIPLSHPQFYDTRLVEVYSEWFDWIARNADGFMAISATVRDQVREELQRRLPAAQIDKRWFDYFHLGSELDLQSVDATVEPRLERLFTTQDPTFLMVSTIEPRKNHDYLLDAFDHAWANGSKARLCIAGRIGWKCDALLTRIRNHPELNRRLFMFNDLSDTSLEHAYAHASALVFPSFVEGFGLPLVEAMQRGLPAMGSDIPVFREIGGEFMAYFDLQSPQSLADLVQTFERSGRFPAARDVSEWQWIGWREASAQLAERTARHVLEAPQVPARQHAHSP is encoded by the coding sequence ATGACCCGCCTGCTGGTCGAATGCACCCACGTGTTCAAACACCCGAAGGTCAATTCGGGGATTCAGCGGGTCGTGCGCAATGTCATCAACCGGTTGCCGTCGAACGCCGAAGGTGTCGAATGCGTACCGGTGATCCTGCTCAAGGGCAGGCTGTATCGCGTGACGCGTCTGGCGCCGCTGGATTCGGCGCTGTTCAGCGGGATCTTCACGTTCGGTGAACGCCTGGAACGCCTGTCCCATCGTTGCTGGCAATGGCATCAGCGTTTAGACAGTCACTCAGGCAGCAGACTGGCGCGGCGTCTGTTGTATGTCGGCTATCGCCTGCTTTCGATCGGCGCATTCAGCCTGCCGCTGCGGCTGATCGAGCACGTGAACCGTTTTCAGTTGCCCCGACGCTGTGAACCCCTGTCACACCAGCCGGGCGATCAACTGGTACTGCTGGATTCGTCCTGGCATTCGGATTTTTTCCTCCACGCCGAACGACTCAAGCGTGAAGGCATGGGCATCGTTGCGGTGATCTACGATCTGATTCCCCTGTCCCATCCGCAGTTCTACGACACGCGACTGGTCGAGGTGTACAGCGAGTGGTTCGACTGGATCGCCCGTAATGCCGATGGTTTCATGGCGATTTCCGCCACCGTCCGCGATCAGGTGCGTGAAGAACTGCAACGGCGCCTGCCAGCGGCACAGATCGACAAACGCTGGTTCGACTATTTCCACCTGGGGTCGGAGCTGGACCTGCAGAGCGTCGACGCCACCGTCGAACCGCGCCTTGAACGGCTCTTCACCACGCAGGATCCTACGTTCCTGATGGTCAGCACCATCGAACCGCGCAAAAATCACGACTATCTGCTGGATGCCTTTGATCATGCCTGGGCGAACGGCTCGAAAGCCCGGTTGTGCATCGCCGGGCGCATTGGCTGGAAGTGCGACGCCCTGCTCACCCGGATACGCAATCACCCGGAACTGAACCGCCGTCTGTTCATGTTCAACGACTTGAGCGACACCAGCCTTGAACACGCCTACGCCCATGCCAGCGCGCTGGTGTTTCCGTCGTTCGTCGAAGGTTTCGGCCTGCCGCTGGTGGAAGCCATGCAACGCGGGTTGCCGGCGATGGGCAGCGACATCCCGGTGTTTCGCGAGATCGGCGGTGAATTCATGGCGTATTTCGATCTGCAATCGCCGCAAAGTCTCGCCGATCTGGTGCAGACCTTTGAGCGCAGCGGTCGATTTCCGGCCGCCCGCGATGTCAGCGAATGGCAATGGATCGGCTGGCGTGAAGCCAGCGCGCAACTGGCCGAGCGTACCGCGCGCCATGTGCTGGAGGCACCTCAGGTGCCAGCGAGGCAACATGCGCATAGCCCTTAA
- a CDS encoding glycosyltransferase family 4 protein — translation MRIALNARILQAPRTGIGHYVAELVNALHAETDIEVALFHGWGWSSHLPEAAMPGYSRLTPLLRQIPGAYQARRWLEQKRFDQGPAQPVDLYHEPSLWPLAFDGPTVITLHDLTHLHFPETQPPARLREIERRLADGVRQARIILTDSQAIADEAREYFGLPAERFVVAPLGVAERFHRREPQDIDAVLKAHAVEYREYFLCVGTLEPRKNLNLALRAHALLPDLVRERFPLLIVGMAGWQHDQFSEELQQALACGHVCLLGYLPDEQVAQLLAGARALIFPSRYEGFGLPVLEAMASGTPVVLTRSSAMPEVAGDAGNYIEADDADGLRDAMSRLIDDQAHWQVCREAGLQQARLFSWKRCAQATAGAYHQAMGG, via the coding sequence ATGCGCATAGCCCTTAACGCCCGAATCCTCCAGGCACCGCGCACCGGCATCGGCCATTACGTGGCCGAACTGGTGAATGCCTTGCACGCTGAAACTGATATAGAGGTGGCGCTGTTCCATGGCTGGGGCTGGAGCTCGCACCTGCCGGAAGCGGCGATGCCCGGTTATTCACGCCTGACGCCGCTGCTGCGGCAGATCCCCGGCGCCTATCAGGCACGCCGCTGGCTGGAGCAGAAACGCTTCGATCAGGGCCCTGCGCAACCGGTGGATCTGTATCACGAACCGAGCCTTTGGCCGCTGGCCTTCGATGGCCCGACCGTGATTACCCTGCACGATCTCACGCACCTGCATTTCCCCGAGACCCAGCCGCCGGCACGGCTGCGGGAAATCGAACGGCGGCTCGCCGACGGCGTACGCCAGGCGCGGATCATTCTGACTGACTCGCAAGCCATCGCTGACGAGGCCCGGGAGTATTTCGGACTACCTGCCGAGCGCTTTGTGGTCGCGCCGCTGGGTGTCGCCGAACGTTTCCATCGGCGCGAGCCGCAAGACATCGATGCGGTGCTCAAGGCCCATGCGGTCGAGTACCGGGAATATTTCCTCTGCGTCGGCACCCTGGAGCCGCGCAAGAACCTGAACCTGGCCCTGCGCGCCCACGCGCTGTTGCCGGACCTGGTGCGCGAGCGTTTCCCGCTGTTGATCGTCGGCATGGCCGGCTGGCAGCACGACCAGTTCAGTGAAGAATTGCAGCAGGCGCTGGCTTGCGGGCACGTGTGCCTGCTCGGCTACTTGCCCGATGAGCAAGTCGCGCAATTGCTGGCCGGCGCCCGGGCGCTGATTTTTCCGTCGCGGTATGAAGGTTTCGGTCTGCCGGTGCTGGAAGCGATGGCCAGCGGCACGCCGGTGGTGCTGACCCGCTCTTCGGCCATGCCGGAAGTGGCGGGGGACGCCGGCAACTATATTGAAGCTGACGATGCAGACGGCTTGCGTGATGCGATGAGCCGACTGATCGATGATCAAGCGCACTGGCAGGTATGCCGGGAAGCCGGATTGCAGCAGGCACGGCTTTTTTCCTGGAAGCGTTGCGCGCAGGCCACGGCCGGCGCCTACCACCAGGCCATGGGAGGTTGA
- a CDS encoding glycosyltransferase family 4 protein: MRVLHFFKTYLPDSVGGIEQVIFQLCESGAQRGIEGQVLTLSANPDPAVVHLGEHEVHRAKLDIQFASTGFSWSVFKQFRELAAEADVINYHFPWPFMDLVHFASNLNKPSVVTYHSDIIRQKHLLKLYRPLMNRFLASADRIVAASPNYLHTSDVLQQFQDKTRVIPYGLNKAGYPQPDVERMNRWRQQLGDKFFLFVGVMRYYKGLHILLDALKDVDYPVVIVGAGPLEQQLHAQAAALGLRNIHFLGRLSDEDKVALLQLSYAIVFPSHLRSEAFGISLLEGAMYGKPMISSEIGTGTSYINIHNETGLVVPPSHPQAFREAMRTLWENPARAAEMGLKAEARYRQLFTADEMGRKWTELYQELLEEKALSYA; this comes from the coding sequence ATGCGAGTTCTGCATTTTTTCAAGACGTACCTGCCTGACTCGGTCGGCGGTATCGAGCAAGTCATCTTTCAGCTCTGCGAGAGTGGCGCCCAACGCGGCATCGAAGGCCAGGTACTGACTCTCAGCGCCAATCCCGACCCAGCCGTGGTACACCTCGGCGAGCACGAGGTGCATCGGGCAAAACTGGATATCCAGTTCGCTTCCACCGGTTTTTCCTGGAGCGTGTTCAAGCAGTTCCGCGAACTGGCCGCCGAAGCCGACGTGATCAACTACCACTTCCCGTGGCCGTTCATGGACCTGGTGCATTTCGCCAGCAATCTGAATAAACCGAGCGTGGTGACCTACCACTCGGACATCATTCGCCAGAAGCACCTGCTCAAACTCTATCGCCCGCTGATGAACCGTTTCCTCGCCAGCGCCGACCGGATTGTCGCGGCTTCACCGAACTATCTGCACACCAGTGACGTGTTGCAGCAATTCCAGGACAAGACCCGCGTCATCCCCTATGGCTTGAACAAGGCCGGTTATCCACAGCCCGACGTCGAGCGCATGAACCGCTGGCGCCAGCAGCTTGGGGATAAGTTTTTCCTGTTTGTCGGAGTGATGCGCTATTACAAAGGCCTGCACATCCTGCTGGATGCTTTGAAGGACGTGGACTACCCGGTGGTGATCGTCGGCGCCGGCCCGCTGGAGCAGCAACTGCACGCCCAGGCTGCTGCGCTGGGCCTGCGCAACATTCATTTCCTCGGCCGTCTGAGCGATGAAGACAAGGTCGCCCTGCTGCAACTGAGCTACGCCATCGTCTTCCCGTCGCACCTGCGCTCGGAAGCGTTCGGTATTTCGCTGCTGGAAGGCGCAATGTACGGCAAGCCGATGATCTCCAGCGAGATCGGCACCGGCACCAGCTACATCAATATCCACAACGAAACCGGACTGGTGGTGCCGCCAAGTCATCCACAGGCGTTTCGTGAAGCGATGCGTACCTTGTGGGAAAACCCGGCCCGCGCCGCCGAAATGGGCCTCAAGGCTGAGGCCCGTTATCGGCAGTTATTCACAGCCGATGAAATGGGCCGCAAGTGGACCGAGTTGTATCAGGAGCTGCTGGAGGAAAAGGCGTTGTCCTACGCCTGA
- a CDS encoding glutathione S-transferase family protein codes for MKAIKLYNFPRSGHAHRVELMLSLLQLPTELVFVDLAKGEHKQPGYLAINSFGQVPAIDDNGVVLADSNAILVYLAQKYGNGRWLPSDPVGAAHVQRWLSAAAGPIAFGPAAARLITVFGAKFNAEEVITRAHNFLKVMDAELGKTPYLTGTEPTIADVSAYSYIAHAPEGNVSLDDYANVRAWLARIEALPGFVGMPRTVAGLQTVA; via the coding sequence ATGAAAGCGATCAAACTCTACAACTTCCCGCGTTCCGGCCACGCCCATCGCGTCGAACTGATGTTGTCCCTGCTGCAATTGCCGACCGAGCTGGTGTTTGTCGATCTCGCCAAAGGCGAGCACAAACAGCCCGGTTACCTGGCCATCAACAGCTTCGGGCAAGTGCCCGCCATTGATGACAACGGCGTGGTGCTGGCCGATTCCAACGCGATTCTCGTCTACCTGGCCCAGAAATACGGTAACGGCCGTTGGCTGCCAAGCGATCCGGTCGGCGCCGCACATGTGCAGCGCTGGTTGTCGGCGGCTGCCGGGCCGATTGCTTTCGGGCCCGCTGCCGCACGCTTGATCACGGTGTTCGGGGCGAAGTTCAACGCCGAAGAAGTCATCACCCGTGCGCACAACTTTCTCAAGGTGATGGATGCGGAACTGGGCAAAACCCCGTACCTGACCGGCACTGAGCCGACGATTGCCGATGTCTCGGCCTACAGTTACATCGCCCATGCGCCAGAAGGCAATGTGTCGCTGGACGACTACGCCAACGTTCGCGCCTGGCTGGCGCGCATCGAGGCGTTGCCTGGTTTTGTCGGCATGCCGCGCACCGTTGCCGGCCTGCAAACCGTTGCCTGA
- a CDS encoding LysR family transcriptional regulator, with product MDRFQEMQVFAIVAQEQGFSAAARRLGLSAASVTRAVAALEQRIGTQLLVRTTRSVHLSEAGLRYLEDCRRILAEVQEAEDSAAGSHTQPRGQLTVTAPVLFGEQFVTPVMTRYLTQYPDVSINALLLDRVVNMVEEGVDVAVRIGELPDSNQHAIRVGEVRRVICGSPEYFAIHGRPTHPQALAGAPVVATSAIGQQRSWPFMEHGELIGVKPEPRLVVTANQAAITAASLGLGLTRVLSYQVASKVASGELEIVLDEFELPALPIHVVYQGGRKAPARVRSFVDFMVKALREHPALKNAALFHPKK from the coding sequence ATGGATCGCTTCCAGGAAATGCAGGTTTTCGCCATCGTCGCCCAGGAGCAGGGCTTCTCCGCTGCCGCGCGGCGCCTGGGTTTGTCGGCAGCCAGCGTGACCCGGGCGGTGGCGGCGCTGGAGCAGCGGATCGGCACGCAGTTGTTGGTCCGTACTACCCGCAGCGTGCATTTGAGCGAAGCGGGCCTGCGTTACCTGGAAGACTGTCGGAGAATTCTTGCCGAGGTGCAGGAAGCGGAGGATTCCGCGGCCGGCAGTCATACCCAGCCCCGTGGGCAGTTGACGGTGACGGCGCCGGTCTTGTTCGGAGAACAGTTCGTCACGCCTGTGATGACGCGTTATCTGACGCAATACCCGGACGTTTCCATCAATGCCCTGTTGCTCGACCGGGTGGTGAACATGGTCGAGGAGGGCGTCGACGTCGCGGTGCGTATCGGCGAGTTGCCGGACAGCAATCAGCATGCGATCCGGGTCGGTGAAGTGCGGCGGGTGATTTGTGGTTCGCCGGAGTACTTTGCGATTCATGGCCGGCCGACTCATCCGCAGGCCCTGGCCGGGGCGCCGGTGGTGGCGACGTCAGCCATCGGCCAGCAGCGCAGCTGGCCGTTCATGGAACACGGTGAACTGATTGGCGTAAAACCGGAGCCGCGTCTGGTGGTCACCGCCAATCAGGCTGCGATCACGGCGGCGTCGCTGGGCTTGGGGCTGACCCGGGTGCTGTCTTATCAGGTGGCCAGCAAGGTGGCTTCCGGTGAACTGGAAATCGTCCTCGACGAATTCGAACTGCCTGCGCTGCCGATTCACGTGGTGTATCAGGGCGGGCGCAAGGCGCCGGCGCGGGTGCGCAGTTTTGTCGACTTCATGGTGAAGGCATTGCGTGAACATCCAGCGTTGAAAAATGCAGCTTTATTTCACCCAAAGAAATAA
- the glmS gene encoding glutamine--fructose-6-phosphate transaminase (isomerizing), translated as MCGIVGAVAERNITAILLEGLKRLEYRGYDSAGVAVLTNDGSLERTRRVGKVSELDAALAEHPLFGRLGIAHTRWATHGAPSERNAHPHFSGDVAVVHNGIIENHEALREQLKAQGYVFSSDTDTEVIAHLLTEKLKALPDLTDALKAAVKELHGAYGLAVIHAQQPDRLVAARSGSPLVIGLGLGENFLASDQLALRQVTDRFMYLEEGDIAEIQRDKVQIWDVTGKAVERQTVQYTDGAEAADKGEFRHYMLKEIHEQPSVVQRTLEGRLSSDQVLVQAFGPQAAELFAKVRNVQIVACGTSYHAGMVARYWLEELAGIPCQVEVASEFRYRKVVVQPDTLFVTISQSGETADTLAALRNAKELGFLGSLAICNVGISSLVRESDLTLLTQAGREIGVASTKAFTTQLVGLLLLTLSLGQVRGTLADGVEARLVEELRRLPTRLGEALAMDGTVEKIAELFAEKNHTLFLGRGAQFPVAMEGALKLKEISYIHAEAYPAGELKHGPLALVDNDMPVVTVAPNNELLEKLKSNLQEVRARGGELIVFADEKAGMTNGEGTHVVQMPHIHDILSPILYTIPLQLLSYYVAVLKGTDVDQPRNLAKSVTVE; from the coding sequence ATGTGTGGAATTGTCGGCGCCGTTGCTGAACGTAATATCACCGCCATCCTGCTCGAAGGCCTCAAGCGCTTGGAATACCGGGGCTATGACAGCGCAGGCGTGGCTGTCCTTACCAATGACGGATCCCTCGAGCGCACCCGCCGTGTGGGCAAGGTCAGCGAACTCGACGCCGCTCTGGCCGAACATCCGCTGTTCGGCCGTCTCGGCATTGCCCACACCCGCTGGGCTACCCACGGCGCACCAAGTGAACGCAATGCCCACCCGCATTTCTCCGGTGACGTCGCTGTCGTGCATAACGGCATCATCGAAAACCATGAGGCGCTGCGTGAGCAACTGAAGGCGCAAGGCTATGTGTTCAGTTCCGATACCGACACTGAAGTCATTGCCCACCTGCTGACTGAGAAACTCAAGGCGCTGCCGGACTTGACCGACGCCCTGAAGGCTGCGGTCAAGGAACTGCATGGCGCTTACGGTCTGGCGGTCATCCATGCACAGCAGCCGGATCGACTGGTTGCTGCTCGCAGCGGCAGCCCGCTGGTAATCGGACTGGGCCTGGGCGAGAACTTCCTCGCTTCCGACCAACTGGCCCTGCGTCAGGTCACCGACCGTTTCATGTACCTGGAAGAGGGCGATATCGCCGAGATCCAGCGTGACAAGGTGCAGATCTGGGACGTGACCGGCAAAGCCGTCGAGCGCCAGACCGTCCAGTACACCGATGGCGCCGAAGCCGCCGACAAAGGCGAGTTCCGTCACTACATGCTCAAGGAAATCCACGAGCAGCCATCCGTGGTGCAGCGCACCCTGGAAGGTCGATTGAGTTCGGATCAGGTGCTCGTGCAGGCGTTTGGCCCACAAGCCGCCGAACTGTTCGCCAAAGTGCGCAACGTGCAGATCGTGGCGTGCGGCACCAGTTACCACGCTGGTATGGTTGCCCGTTACTGGCTCGAAGAACTGGCCGGGATTCCATGCCAGGTCGAAGTCGCCAGTGAGTTCCGCTACCGCAAGGTGGTGGTGCAGCCGGACACACTGTTCGTCACCATCTCCCAGTCCGGTGAAACCGCCGACACCCTGGCCGCCCTGCGCAATGCCAAGGAACTGGGTTTCCTGGGAAGCCTGGCGATCTGCAACGTCGGTATCAGTTCGCTGGTGCGCGAGTCCGATCTGACTCTGCTGACCCAGGCCGGTCGCGAAATCGGCGTGGCCTCGACCAAAGCGTTTACCACGCAACTGGTAGGCCTGCTGTTGCTGACACTGTCCCTGGGCCAGGTACGTGGCACTCTGGCCGATGGCGTCGAAGCCAGGCTGGTCGAAGAACTGCGTCGCCTGCCAACCCGTCTGGGCGAAGCGCTGGCGATGGACGGCACGGTGGAAAAGATTGCCGAGCTGTTCGCCGAGAAGAACCACACGCTGTTCCTGGGCCGTGGCGCGCAATTCCCGGTGGCGATGGAAGGGGCCTTGAAGCTCAAGGAAATCTCGTACATCCACGCCGAAGCCTATCCGGCCGGCGAACTGAAGCACGGCCCGCTGGCGCTTGTGGATAACGACATGCCAGTCGTGACCGTCGCACCTAACAACGAGCTGTTGGAAAAGCTCAAGTCCAACCTGCAGGAAGTCCGTGCCCGCGGCGGCGAACTGATCGTATTCGCCGACGAAAAAGCCGGGATGACCAACGGCGAAGGCACCCACGTGGTGCAGATGCCGCACATTCACGACATCCTGTCGCCGATCCTCTACACCATCCCGCTGCAACTGCTGTCGTACTACGTCGCGGTGCTCAAGGGTACTGACGTTGACCAGCCGCGTAACCTGGCGAAGTCGGTGACGGTGGAATAA
- a CDS encoding DeoR/GlpR family DNA-binding transcription regulator has protein sequence MSKRNTPQRRHNILALLSEQGEVSVDELAKRFETSEVTIRKDLAALESHGLLLRRYGGAITMPQELVADTSLNVSKYKQAIARAAVKRIREHARIIIDSGSTTAAMIPELGQQPGLVVMTNSLHVANALSELEHEPVLLMTGGTWDPHSESFQGQVAEQVLRSYDFDQLFIGADGIDLVRGTTTFNELLGLSRVMAEVAREVIVMVEADKIGRKIPNLELPWSSVHTLITDDRLPSEARDQIQARGINLICATVSQEK, from the coding sequence ATGTCGAAACGCAATACACCCCAACGCCGCCACAACATACTGGCCTTGCTCAGCGAGCAGGGCGAAGTGAGTGTGGATGAACTGGCCAAGCGCTTCGAAACTTCGGAAGTTACGATTCGCAAGGATCTCGCCGCCCTGGAAAGTCATGGCCTGCTGCTGCGTCGTTACGGCGGAGCCATCACCATGCCGCAGGAGCTGGTGGCAGACACCAGCCTCAACGTTTCCAAATACAAGCAGGCGATTGCCCGGGCTGCGGTCAAACGCATCCGTGAACACGCCCGCATCATCATCGACAGCGGGAGCACCACCGCCGCCATGATCCCCGAGCTCGGCCAACAGCCGGGACTGGTGGTGATGACCAACTCCCTGCACGTGGCCAACGCCCTGAGCGAACTCGAACACGAGCCTGTGCTGCTGATGACCGGCGGCACCTGGGATCCGCATTCGGAATCCTTTCAGGGCCAGGTCGCCGAGCAGGTACTACGCTCTTACGACTTCGACCAGTTGTTTATCGGGGCCGATGGCATCGACCTGGTGCGTGGTACCACCACATTCAATGAATTGCTCGGCCTGAGCCGGGTGATGGCGGAAGTGGCGCGGGAAGTGATCGTGATGGTCGAGGCCGACAAGATCGGCCGCAAGATTCCCAACCTGGAGCTGCCATGGAGCAGCGTCCATACCCTAATTACCGATGATCGCCTGCCTTCAGAGGCACGGGATCAGATTCAGGCTCGCGGTATCAACTTGATTTGCGCGACTGTCAGTCAGGAGAAATAA